GATAATGGAGCATTCTGTAGTGAGTAGTGAAGTAGTTTCGGCAATGGCTTTGAGTGTAAAAAGATTGATGAAAACAGATTATGCAATTGCGACAACAGGAAACGCTGGACCAACAAAAGGAGATGGAAATGCTGAAATTGGGTCGGTTTTTATTGCATTGGCAACTCCAAGCGAAGTAATTGTTGAAGAACATAATTTTGGCCAACCACGTGAAAAAGTGATAGATAGAGCAGTGTTTAAGAGTTTAGAATTATTAAGGAAAGAAATTTTAAAAAATGTGCTGTAATTTTTTGCTTCATCCGTTTATTTTTCTTTTCTTTGCACCCTGATTTTGAATAACGATAAAAGATAAGTATAATGTCAAGAGTTTGTGACCTTACAGGTAAAAGAGCGATGGTAGGAAATAACGTTTCTCACGCTATGAATAAAACTAAGAGAAAATTTTCTGTTAACTTAGTGAAAAAGCGTTTTTATCTTCCAGAAGAAGATAGATGGATTACTCTTAGAGTAGCAGCATCTACGATAAAAACAATTAACAAAAATGGAATTGCAGCTGTTTTGAAAAAAGCACAGTCACAAGGATTTATTAAATAATCTTTAAATTCCAATATAAAAAAATAGCAAGATGGCAAAGAAAGGTAATAGAATCCAAGTAATTTTAGAATGTACTGAGCACAAAACAACTGGTGTTGCTGGAACTTCAAGATACATTACAACTAAGAACAAAAAAAATACTCCAGATAGATTAGAGATTAAAAAATTTAATCCAGTTTTGAAAAGAGTAACTGTTCACAAAGAAATTAAATAATAATAGCATTTTGATTATAATCTAAAATGATAACATTATAGATTTTTTTTAAAATATAAATAACATTGAATCATGGCAAAGAAAACCGTAGCATCGTTACAGACATCTTCTAAGAGATTATCAAAAGCCATCAAAATGGTGAAATCTCCTAAAACAGGTGCATATACATTCGTAGAATCTATTATGGCTCCTGAAGCAGTTGATGAATTCTTGAAAAAGAAATAATTCATAAAAGCATTATATAGAAAAGCTACTTTCATTCGGAAGTAGCTTTTTTATTTTCTATCTTTACCGATTAGGAAATCGTATTAGTTCATTGTACCTAATGATTCATTTTTAATACTGTATAATACCATGAGTTTTTTTAAAAGAATATTTTCATCTGAAAAAAAAGAGACCTTAGATAAAGGTCTTGAAAAATCAAAAACAACTTTTTTTAGTAAATTAAGTAAAGCTGTTGCAGGGAAATCTAAAGTAGATGATGCTGTTTTAGACAATTTGGAAGAAATACTCGTTTCTTCTGATGTGGGAGTTGATACTACCTTAAAAATAATTACACGTATTGAAAATCGTGTAGCTTCAGATAAATACCTTGGTATAGAAGAACTCAATCAAATTTTACAAGAAGAAATTGCTGCTTTATTATCAGAAACAAATACTGGTGAAGCAACTGAATTTGTTATTCCTATACAAACTAAACCATATGTTTTAATGGTAGTAGGTGTAAATGGAGTAGGAAAAACGACTACTATAGGTAAATTAGCTTACCAATTCAAAAAACAAGGTTACAATGTTGTTCTAGGTGCTGCGGATACGTTTCGTGCCGCGGCAATTGATCAATTGCAAATTTGGGCAGATAGAGTAGGAGTTCCTATTGTAAGACAGAATATGGGAAGTGATCCAGCTTCTGTTGCGTTTGATACGTTACAGTCGGCTGTTGCTCAAGGAGCAGATATTGTTATTATTGATACAGCGGGACGTTTGCATAATAAAGTGAACTTGATGAATGAGTTGACCAAAGTGAAACGTGTGATGCAAAAAGTGGTAGCTGATGCTCCACATGATGTTTTATTGGTTTTGGATGGTTCAACTGGTCAAAATGCTTTTGAGCAAGCCAAGCAGTTTACTGCAGCTACTGAGGTTACTTCACTAGCGATTACTAAATTAGATGGTACTGCCAAAGGTGGTGTTGTCATTGGCATCTCAGATCAATTTAAAATTCCTGTGAAATATATTGGAGTTGGTGAAGGGATTGAAGATTTACAAGTCTTTAATAAATTTGAATTTGTAGATAGTTTTTTCAAATAAAAGGACCCCATGAATTTTTCTTCAATAAAAAAATTAAGTGCTATTTATCTTTATTTAATTAGTGTTGTTTGCTTTGTGATAGCTAATGTTATCCGTGAATATAATATTATTTTGTATTATATTTTACTAGTATTAGGTGTTGGTTTTTTTGTTATTGGTTTTACCAAGAGGTTAAAAAAGCAATAGGCCTATTTAAAGAAATAATTTGAAAAGCTATAGTTTGTTTTATTTTTCAATAATTAGCACATTATGAGTTATGGATTTTATATCTACCGAAGAAATTCTTAAAGAAAGGATTAAAGAATTATCTTGTTTATATGATGTTTCTTCAGTAATAATGCAACATGAAGATTCTGTTACAAATATTTTAGATAAAATTTGTTCCATCTTAAAATGCGCTTGGCGATTTTCTAATGATTCAATCGTAGAGTTAGAGTTGGATTCTTATTACCATACTACGGCTACAATTCCAGAACATACCGTTTTTCAAAAATCTTCCATTTCTATTTTTAATGAGAAAAAAGGGTATATTAAAGTGCATTATCCATCCGGACAATTTTCTAAAAAACATTTTTTGGGTGATGAAGAAAAGCTACTTAATAAAGTGTCTTCAGATATTAGTGTTTTTTATGAGAGACATTTAAATAAAGACAAAGAAGAGCTTTTAAAGAGAAGTGCCGAGCGTGTCGATCGACTTTCTATTCTTGGTGAAATAACTGCAGGAATAGCTCATGAATTGAATACTCCACTTGGTAATATTCTTGGTTTTGCGGAATTTATTAAAGAAAGAACTACAGAAAAACAATCACAAATGGATAGTGCAAAGATTATTAAAGCAGCTATTTATTCTAGGGAGGTTGTGAAAAAACTGATGTTTTTTTCTTGTGAGATGCCACAAAACATGAAATTTGTAAAAATTACGCCCATAGTTACAGATGCTTTGAGCTTATTAGGACCTAATTTTAAAAAAGCAGGTCTAAGTTATGAAGTCGATTTTAAGGATTTAGAATTAGAAGCGCAACTTGATCCCATTCAACTTACTCAAGTTTTATTTAATATCTTGATAAATTCGATCTATGTCTCCCCACTGAATACAGTAATTAAAGTTAGTGTATATACTGTCGAAGATCATTTTGTTATCGAAATAGGAGACCAAGGTCCTGGGATCAATAATGCTTATAAGTCTAAGATTTTTGAACCTTTCTTTACTACTAAGCCTATAGGCGAAGGTTCGGGATTAGGTTTGAGCGTGGTCCACGGGATTGTTAAAAGCCATAAAGGAGATATTTCTACCAGGGACAATCATCCTAATGGAACTATTTTTCAAGTTAGATTACCTTTAAAAATGTCTTAATGAAATTAAAGAAAGAAAATATTTTAATAGTAGATGATAACTATGATATGCTTGAGTTGCTTCATCGCAATTTAAAAGCTCAAAATTTTCATACTTATAAGGCATCTTCGGTAACAGAGGCAATTGAAATTTTAAAATTAAGTACTATTGATTTATTGATTACGGATTTACAGATGCCTGGTATAAATGGAATTGAGTTAATCAAATATGTTAGAGAGCATTTTCCCTTGATTCCAAAACTTGTAATTACAGGATTTCCTTCTGTTGACAGTGCTGTTGAAGCAGTTAAGTCTGGAGCCATAGACTATTTAGCCAAACCATTTACTAATGAGGAACTCAAAAAAGCGGTGCAAAATTTGATTGATTCTAAAGAAAAAATCAATAATAGTATTGCAGTAGTTAAAAGCCTTAGTGTCGATACTAATATGGAATATGCTGGTATCGTCGGTCAGTCCCAGCAAATTGTTGAGTTAGTTGATTTAATTCAACGTGTAAAGGATAATCGAGCAACGATACTTATCCAAGGAGAAAGCGGTACTGGAAAGGAATTGGTAGCTAGAGCAATTCATTATAAAGGAATATTTTCTTCAAAACCTTTTATTGCTGTCAATTGTGGTGCAATACCTGAGAATTTAATGGAGTCGGAGCTTTTTGGTTATGTAAAAGGAGCTTTTACGGGTGCTAATGAAACTAGAGGAGGTTTTTTTCAAGCTGCAGATGGTGGCACTATTTTTTTAGATGAAATTGGTACAGCACCGTTGAATGTTCAAACTCGATTGTTGCGAGTTTTACAAGAAAAAGAAGTGTGTATGATAGGCTCTCAAAAAGCACAAAAAGTGGAATTGAGAATAATCACTGCTACAAATAATGATCTTTATGAAATGTCTAATAACGGGAGTTTTCGTGAAGACCTTTACTATAGATTAAATGTTGTTAATATTGAAACTCCACCTTTAAGACTAAGAAAAGATGATATAAAGCTGCTCTTGACCACTTTTCTTACAAAATATGGTAATGAATATAATAAACCAAATATTACAATTTCTGATAAAGTAATAAAGGTTTTATTGCGTCATTCTTGGCCGGGAAATGTCAGGGAGCTTGAAAATGTTGTTCAAAGAATGATCATCATGAGTAATGAGCAAATTGAGGTTAGTGATGTTCCAGAATATTTAAAATATCCGATGCCTTTTGAAAAAGAAGAGTTGAAGTCGCTAAAAGACATTGAGAAAGCACATATTCTTAAAGTGCTTTTGGCAGTTGATAATAATAAAACACGAGCGGCAGAGATTCTTCAAATTGATCGAAAAACGCTTCGTCAAAAATTAGATAACTAGCTTTTTTTTAGCGGGTAAATTCTCCTATATCGGGTAATTTCTCCTCAGTTATTTTTCACATAATATCATTTTATTTTTCTTAAACCCCTTAATTTTAAGGGGTTTGTTGTTTTTGGTATGCGCTAAATATTCGATTGGCATATCATTTGTCTATTGTTAGGGAAAACAACTGTTTTTATATAAACAAGAATTAAAATTATAAATGATGAACGCATTAAGTAAACAAGGAATTGATCATGTTCCTATAGTCATCGATTCAAAAATTAGAGAGGACAAAAGAATTATTGATGTTAATTTCTCTTTTATTACAGAAGGAAAATTGGTTTCAGCAAATGATGTGATTAGAGGGTTGTGCATTAATTGTGATAAAAAAGCGCATTGTGCGTGGCAAGGAAATAATAAAGTGTTTTGTGAACATTATAAATAAGAGAAAATGATAGATATAAAAGAGGTAGCTAAAAAAAGTATGTTAGATAATGTAATGTATCAGTTTAATAAAACGGCTGATGCCATTAAATTAAATCCAAATATTAGAAATATTTTATCAATAACAAACAATGAAATTATTCTTCATTTTCCTGTAAAAATGGACACAGGTGAAGTTAAGATTTTTACAGGATATCGTGTACAGCATAATAATGCATTAGGACCATATAAGGGAGGGTTGCGTTACCATCCAACTGTAGATGTTGAAGACGCGAAGGCGCTAGCTATGTGGATGACATGGAAAACTTCATTGGCAGGATTACCTTATGGTGGTGCCAAAGGTGGAATTCAAATTGATCCAAGAGACTATTCTATAGGGGAACTAGAGCGAATAACAAGACGTTTTACTTATGCCCTAGGTGAAAATATAGGTCCCGATCATGATATTCCAGCTCCAGATGTTAATACAAATGAGCAAACGATGGCATGGATGGCAGATACTTTTATGTCTACTAAATCAACTTCGGAACGCTCTCGTAATCAACATGTAGTTACAGGAAAGCCAGTGGGATCTGGTGGGTTAGAAGGAAGAAATCGTTCTACTGGTTATGGAGTGTATTTAACTATTAAATTATTGTATAAAAGTAAGGGGGAAAACTTGAAAGGAAAACGATTTATTGTTCAAGGTTTTGGTAATGTGGGATACTGGACTTCTCATTTTTTAACAAGTGAAGGAGCAATTTTACTTGCTGTACAAGATGCTCACGCCACTATTATTAATGAAAATGGAATTACGGTCGAAGATTTATTTGAACATTCAAAACCAAGAAAAGGATCAATCAAGGGATTCGCAGGAGCTGAGGAAATTAATCCTGAATTGTTTTTTGGGCTTCCATGTGATATCCTTATTCCCGCAGCATTAGGAAACCAAATTACGGAGGAAAATGCTTATTTAGTAAAAGCGGATGTTGTGGCTGAAGGGGCAAATGGACCAATCGATATGGAAGGTGAAAAAATATTATTGCAAAATGGGATTACCATTATACCAGATATTCTATGTAATTCAGGAGGAGTGATAGGAAGTTATTTTGAGTGGTTGCAAAATAAGAATGGAGAACTTTGGCAATTGGAAGAAGTGATGCAAAAGATTGATAAAAAACTCACAGAGGTATTCTACAAAGTTGAGGGACTAGTAATAGAGGGAAAAATTGATTGGAGAACGGCGGCATATATTTTAGCGATTACTAGGATTGAAACTGCTTACATTCAAAGAGGTATATTTCCATAATCGATTTTTAATTTGTTAAATTTAAATAGGGCCTTTATAGTTGCTCTTCATTACTATAAAGGTTTATTGTTACTATAACATGAATAAATTATGAAATACGGTCAATTAATAATAGATGAAAAGGAGTACGGTTTATTGATGCAAAGTATAGCGAATTCACGGAGTCACGAAGATCAGATTTATAGAGATTCAATCAAAAAATTGAAAGCCGAAATGTTGACGGCTAAGTTAATGAATTATAACACCATTCCGGAAGACGTGATAAGGTATAATTCAATTGTTAAGATCAAGACTCCATTTAATGTGGAATGCTGTTATCAAATTGTAACTCCAGAAAAGAGTAATATTAAACAAAATAAAATTTCGATTTTATCCCCAATGGCATTAGCACTTTTTGGTTACGCCAATGGAGATACAATTATTTGGAAATTCCCTACAGGTATTAATACGATAGAAATTATTTCAGTTTCACAAGAAAATTGCCTATTAAATAAAGAAATCATATGGAAGATTTAATTTATAAACACGAGACGGTTGAGGAGATTCAGATGAAGTTTATGGATAAAGATATTGAACTTTGGAAAGAAGACATTTCTATTATTAGGGTAGAAATTCTTTTTTTTAAAAGAATGTTGACTTCATCTATTTTTAAAAATTTGAATCCCAATCAACAAGGAAAAGATGATTTAATTAATGACTTGACGTATGTTAAAGAAATAAATGAATCCTATTACAATTTATTATTGGATTTTGTAAATAAGTTGAGTAAAATAAAGGAATGTGATGATGTTCAATGCGAAACATTCTATTTGAATAATCATACAAAGTTTAGAAAAGATATTGAGAGTCATTTTTCGGCTTATCGATTTTATAAGATGAATATTATTTTGTTTTTTGACAATTGTCTCGACGATAAAATATAAAAAAAGTTTGTGGTTTACTTTTGGTTGAAAACACATTTGGAGTAAATTCAAATGTGTTTTTTTATTGGTATAAAGCACTTATTTTTTGCCAAAGTACATCGTCAAAATCAGATAAAGCGAGATTGACATTATCTGCAGCATCTCCCATTCTGATGACTACCATATTCTTGCTAGGGATGATGTATATTTTTTGATCATTTTTACCTAATGCCATAAACATATCGTTGGGTGCAGAAGGAATTATACTTCCAGAGAACTGTAATTGTGATTGCGGTAAATGGTAGCTACTTTTTCCGTTCAACCACCATAAATAGCCGTAACCTAAATTGATGTTTTGTGAAGTGTTTGTGGTAGCATTAAAATAGTTTTCGTTTAGGATTGTAGTATTATCCCATTTTCCTTTATTGGCCATTAAAAGTCCGAAACGAGCCATACTTCGTGTTGTACTGGCATAAACGGAATTATTACCTGATTGAAACCAAGTGCCATCCATTCCTATTTTATCTCTTAATCTTGTATTGAAATAAGTGTTCCAAGTTTGATTTGATGCTTTAGCAATTACATCTTGTAGTTTTACGTATACATTGTGATAAGCCCAGCGGGTTCCTGCATCTGCTTTGTAAGTAAGACTTGCTGGATCTACTGCGTCGCCGTTGTCAATATCTTCTATTCCAGAAGTCATGGTTAGTAAATGTTTATTAGTAATCAAGTTTTCTTTGGATATAGGCAAACTAGTCCATCCTATGCCAATATAATCAGATACTTTATTATTAATGTTTAAGTAGCCTTCTTGTTCTGCGATTCCAGTGAGTGTTGAAGTTAATGTTTTTCCAGCACTTGCCCAGTACCAATTAGTTGTTGCTGAATGTCCGTTGAAATAGTTTTCCATTACAATTCGTCCGTTGACAAGGATGATGAAAGATTTTGAGTTTTTTAGTGCTAAATAGTCTAGTAATGGTTTAACTGCTGTTTGTTTCCAGTTTAAGCTGGCTATTGATTTTGTTTCCCAAGTTGTTCCAGTAGTTGGGGGAAAATAAGTAGTTTCGGTTGGTGCAGGTGTAGGAGTCGTTGTAGGTTCTGAGCTACAACCGATACACAAAAAAAGGATAAACAAACTAGAAATGGCTTTTGATATCATAGCAGGATACGTTTTTTGTAAGACCAAAAATATGCAAAATAGTTTAATGTGTTTTGCAATTTTTCTTTTGTTTGAGTTTTTTAAAGTTAACTTTGTAGTATTAAAAAAAAATAGAATTTATTTCCATAAATCCATAGCCCTGATGGAAGCGGCATCCCTCGCTTTTTTGCGAGGATACAGCGGACAGCAGGAAAAAGCTCCTAAAAAATAATTATATGAAAAACACGTTTAGAATTCTGTTACTATCTCTTTTTTTTGTGGGTTGTCAACAAAAGATTCAGCCTACTGATATTGTAAAAATCAATGGATATTGGGAAATTGAAAAAGTGGTTTTTGACAAAGGGGAAGACAAGGACTATAAGATGAATGAAAGCTACGACTATTTTGAAATAGCGAATAATAAGGGGATTCGAAAGAAAGTAATGCCACAGTTGAACGGAACATTTTTAGTTAATGATACGGATGAAAAGGTAAATGTGCGTTTTGATAAAGACAAAGTATATTTGGATTATGGGACTGATTATGCAAAATGGAGTGAGGAACTAATTGCATTGTCAGATAAAGAATTAGTGTTGAAAAATACAGAGAATAAGGAATATCATTATAAAAAAACGGGACCGATAAACTTGACAGGAGATGGCGAAAAGACTAAATAATCAGAGTACAGTAGGGGATGTTTTGAAACAAATAATCCAAGTGAATAAACTGCAACCAGGAATGGACCAAATTGATGTTAAAGACGCTTGGAGTAACTTGATGGGAAATGGGGTCAATAGCTATACCCGAAATGTAGTTTTGAAAGGAAGCACTTTGTATGTGGAGTTAACGTCATCCGTATTGCGTGAAGAGTTGAGTCATGGAAAGGCTAAGATTGTGAAAATGATCAATGAAGAGCTTCGGAGAGAAGTGGTAACGACTGTTGTTTTAAGATAATGATTTGCGATTGTTGATTAACAATTTCAGATTTCAGATTTTTCTGATTGTAAATAAAAAAATCCCGTCTCGATTTATTGAGACGGGATTTTATATTTTTTTGATGATTTTTAGTATCCAATCAGCGATTGAGTTCTAAAAACCGTAAAACTGAGTACTAGAATTGCTCTCTTCCTGCAAAATGGAAAGCACCTTCGATAGCTGCATTCTCATCACTGTCAGAACCGTGAACTGCGTTTTCTCCAATTGAAGTGGCGTATGCTTTACGGATAGTTCCTTCAGCAGCTTCAGCTGGATTAGTAGCACCAATTAGAGTTCTGAAATCTTCAACAGCGTTATCTTTTTCTAAAATAGCAGCAACGATTGGTCCTCTTGACATAAATTCAACTAATTCACCATAAAAAGGTCTTGCAGCGTGAACAGCATAAAATGCTTGAGCATCAGCAACCGTAAGTTGAGTTAATTTTAAAGAAACGATTTTGAAACCTGCATTAGTAATCATTGCAAGTATGTTTCCGATGTGTCCGTTAGAAACAGCATCAGGCTTAATCATTGTAAATGTTCTATTAGTAGCCATTTTTTATTTTTTAAATTTTGTGCAAAAATAGTTTATTTTGTTTAATAATGTTGCAATTTTCGCATTATAGTGCGCTAATTATATCTATAATGTAACAATTTCAAATGTTTGATCTAACGGATGCAACTGTGAAATTAATTTTGGGATTAAATTGGGTCCATTCTCGAGGTAAAATTCAGAAAAATTAATCTGGCGTTCCTGTAAACTTTTGTTAGGAAATAATTCGTTTTGTAATTCGGTTGCTCGTTCTATAAGTTCGCTGTATTTCCTTTTTTGTGCTTTAAGGAGCCTTTTTTCAAGGTTTTCTAATCCTTTTATTTGTTTTACTTCTTGTGCTTTCACTGCTCCCACAAATGATTTATCGGTTTGTTTTGCTAGTTCAAATAAATCAGCAAATTGCTTGTGCAGCAGTTCTTTTTGAGGAGTTAAATCAATAGGAAATTCAGAATTTTTCAGGGTAATGGTATTTATTAGTTCTGATTGTTTTGAAAATAAATCACTCCATTCTAAATTTAATTTATCTATTTTTTTGATTTGTTTTTCTGTAGCTAATAGAACTGAATTTCGTACCAAAAGTATTGGAAAAGTAATGTTTACCGCATTAAAGAATGATTTTAATTCTAACCAATAGGCTATTTCTCCGCCTCCGCCTATGTAGCAAAGGTTTGGTAAAATAACTTCCTGATACAATGGCCTCATGATCACGTTTGGGCTAAACATTTCTGGATTAGAATCAAGTGATTTTAAGATTTCATCTTCAGTAAATTCAATTTTGGTATGGTTTACTTTGTAAATATCATTTTCAAAAACGATACGTTGGCGTAAATGATCTTCGATATAAAACAAATTGATTTCTCGAGGATTTACTTGAACGGTATAATCTTTTAGTTTTTCGACTGTTTCAAGTACTAATTTATGAGATTTTTGATGAAGTAATTCTTCTTTTATATATGGAATAAAAGTCCTTTTGAGGTCCTTATCATCTGCATCAAGAATTACTAAACCATAAGTACCAAAAAGAACATTTGCTAAATGCCGCGTTGCATTGGCTAGATTGTCATGTTGCAAGTACGCTTCTTTAAATAGTTTTTTTATCGCAGTTGCATTAGTACTTGTTCCTAATTCCTGTTCATAGATTTCAAAAAAGGCATCAAGACCTTCAGTAGATAATCGGCCTACAGGTCCCGTACTTTCGGTATTCCATCTGAATTTTTTGCCTTTGAAATTAAAATAATTGATTTCTTCAAAATCATGATCTTCGGTTGCCATCCAGTAAATTGGGACAAAATTATAGGCTGGATATTTTATTTTTAATTCCTCAGTAAGATTGATGGTAGAAATAATTTTGTACAAAAAATACAAAGGCCCACTGAATAAATTGAGTTGATGACCAGTTGTGACTGTAAATGTATTATTAACTTTTAAGGCTTCAATATTTTGTGTTGTTAATTGAGAAGTGGTAAGAGAAGCATATTGTTTTTCAATAACGGAAACCAATGTAGCTCTCATAGTATTGTCAAAATTGGCTTGTTTTTCTATGATTTGCCCTTCAAAATTTTCAAGTTTAGGAAAGCGGTTATATAATGGTTGTAAATTTGATTTTTCGTCTAAATAATCATTCATTAAAGAAGAAAAATACCCAGAAGTTTTATAGCTGATACAGTCGGTAGGCATAAGATAATTTATTTGATGTAAAAATACCGAAAAATTTTGGAACAAAATATATTTGTTACTTACGAAAAATAGTATCAATTTTATCGAAATTTTTTAACGTACTTATGAAAGATAATTTAAGTTCTAAGAAAGAAAACTCATTAAAACATGTTCTTTTTGGCAGTTTAATTGGTACAACAATTGAGTTTTTTGATTTCTATATTTATGCCAATGCCGCGGTTTTGGTTTTTCCACAATTATTTTTTCCGTCTTCGGATAGTACCAATTCGGTTTTACTGTCGTTAGCCACTTTTTCAATAGCTTTTCTTTCTCGACCATTAGGTTCAGCGGTATTTGGCCATTATGGCGATAAGATAGGTCGCAAAACAACTTTAGTAATTGCTTTATTGACAATGGGAATTTCTACAGTGAGTATTGGTTTTTTACCTAGTTATGCCAGTATTGGGATTGCGGCTCCCTTGTTGTTAATGTTGTGTCGCTTTGGTCAAGGTGTTGGTTTAGGTGGCGAATGGGGTGGAGCGGTGTTATTGGCAATTGAAAATGCACCCTCTGATAAACGGGCTTGGTATGGTATGTTTCCGCAATTAGGAGCACCAATAGGTTTATTGCTTTCGGGAGGGACTTTTTTGATTTTGACAGATATACTTAGTCCCGAATCTTTCCTTGATTATGGATGGAGAATTCCGTTTATAGCCAGTTCTTTATTGGTTGTAGTTGGTTTTTACATCCGATTAAAAATTACTGAAACCCCAGCTTTCGAAAATGCTAAAATAGAACAAGAGGAAGTGAAAATTCCATTTTTTACTTTATTA
The Flavobacterium sp. WC2421 genome window above contains:
- a CDS encoding sigma-54-dependent transcriptional regulator; the encoded protein is MKLKKENILIVDDNYDMLELLHRNLKAQNFHTYKASSVTEAIEILKLSTIDLLITDLQMPGINGIELIKYVREHFPLIPKLVITGFPSVDSAVEAVKSGAIDYLAKPFTNEELKKAVQNLIDSKEKINNSIAVVKSLSVDTNMEYAGIVGQSQQIVELVDLIQRVKDNRATILIQGESGTGKELVARAIHYKGIFSSKPFIAVNCGAIPENLMESELFGYVKGAFTGANETRGGFFQAADGGTIFLDEIGTAPLNVQTRLLRVLQEKEVCMIGSQKAQKVELRIITATNNDLYEMSNNGSFREDLYYRLNVVNIETPPLRLRKDDIKLLLTTFLTKYGNEYNKPNITISDKVIKVLLRHSWPGNVRELENVVQRMIIMSNEQIEVSDVPEYLKYPMPFEKEELKSLKDIEKAHILKVLLAVDNNKTRAAEILQIDRKTLRQKLDN
- a CDS encoding serine hydrolase domain-containing protein, with the translated sequence MISKAISSLFILFLCIGCSSEPTTTPTPAPTETTYFPPTTGTTWETKSIASLNWKQTAVKPLLDYLALKNSKSFIILVNGRIVMENYFNGHSATTNWYWASAGKTLTSTLTGIAEQEGYLNINNKVSDYIGIGWTSLPISKENLITNKHLLTMTSGIEDIDNGDAVDPASLTYKADAGTRWAYHNVYVKLQDVIAKASNQTWNTYFNTRLRDKIGMDGTWFQSGNNSVYASTTRSMARFGLLMANKGKWDNTTILNENYFNATTNTSQNINLGYGYLWWLNGKSSYHLPQSQLQFSGSIIPSAPNDMFMALGKNDQKIYIIPSKNMVVIRMGDAADNVNLALSDFDDVLWQKISALYQ
- a CDS encoding nucleoside-diphosphate kinase, whose amino-acid sequence is MATNRTFTMIKPDAVSNGHIGNILAMITNAGFKIVSLKLTQLTVADAQAFYAVHAARPFYGELVEFMSRGPIVAAILEKDNAVEDFRTLIGATNPAEAAEGTIRKAYATSIGENAVHGSDSDENAAIEGAFHFAGREQF
- the ftsY gene encoding signal recognition particle-docking protein FtsY, which produces MSFFKRIFSSEKKETLDKGLEKSKTTFFSKLSKAVAGKSKVDDAVLDNLEEILVSSDVGVDTTLKIITRIENRVASDKYLGIEELNQILQEEIAALLSETNTGEATEFVIPIQTKPYVLMVVGVNGVGKTTTIGKLAYQFKKQGYNVVLGAADTFRAAAIDQLQIWADRVGVPIVRQNMGSDPASVAFDTLQSAVAQGADIVIIDTAGRLHNKVNLMNELTKVKRVMQKVVADAPHDVLLVLDGSTGQNAFEQAKQFTAATEVTSLAITKLDGTAKGGVVIGISDQFKIPVKYIGVGEGIEDLQVFNKFEFVDSFFK
- a CDS encoding GreA/GreB family elongation factor produces the protein MKYGQLIIDEKEYGLLMQSIANSRSHEDQIYRDSIKKLKAEMLTAKLMNYNTIPEDVIRYNSIVKIKTPFNVECCYQIVTPEKSNIKQNKISILSPMALALFGYANGDTIIWKFPTGINTIEIISVSQENCLLNKEIIWKI
- a CDS encoding lipocalin family protein → MKNTFRILLLSLFFVGCQQKIQPTDIVKINGYWEIEKVVFDKGEDKDYKMNESYDYFEIANNKGIRKKVMPQLNGTFLVNDTDEKVNVRFDKDKVYLDYGTDYAKWSEELIALSDKELVLKNTENKEYHYKKTGPINLTGDGEKTK
- a CDS encoding Glu/Leu/Phe/Val dehydrogenase codes for the protein MIDIKEVAKKSMLDNVMYQFNKTADAIKLNPNIRNILSITNNEIILHFPVKMDTGEVKIFTGYRVQHNNALGPYKGGLRYHPTVDVEDAKALAMWMTWKTSLAGLPYGGAKGGIQIDPRDYSIGELERITRRFTYALGENIGPDHDIPAPDVNTNEQTMAWMADTFMSTKSTSERSRNQHVVTGKPVGSGGLEGRNRSTGYGVYLTIKLLYKSKGENLKGKRFIVQGFGNVGYWTSHFLTSEGAILLAVQDAHATIINENGITVEDLFEHSKPRKGSIKGFAGAEEINPELFFGLPCDILIPAALGNQITEENAYLVKADVVAEGANGPIDMEGEKILLQNGITIIPDILCNSGGVIGSYFEWLQNKNGELWQLEEVMQKIDKKLTEVFYKVEGLVIEGKIDWRTAAYILAITRIETAYIQRGIFP
- the rpmB gene encoding 50S ribosomal protein L28 produces the protein MSRVCDLTGKRAMVGNNVSHAMNKTKRKFSVNLVKKRFYLPEEDRWITLRVAASTIKTINKNGIAAVLKKAQSQGFIK
- a CDS encoding DUF721 domain-containing protein; the protein is MAKRLNNQSTVGDVLKQIIQVNKLQPGMDQIDVKDAWSNLMGNGVNSYTRNVVLKGSTLYVELTSSVLREELSHGKAKIVKMINEELRREVVTTVVLR
- the rpmG gene encoding 50S ribosomal protein L33 translates to MAKKGNRIQVILECTEHKTTGVAGTSRYITTKNKKNTPDRLEIKKFNPVLKRVTVHKEIK
- a CDS encoding sensor histidine kinase; its protein translation is MDFISTEEILKERIKELSCLYDVSSVIMQHEDSVTNILDKICSILKCAWRFSNDSIVELELDSYYHTTATIPEHTVFQKSSISIFNEKKGYIKVHYPSGQFSKKHFLGDEEKLLNKVSSDISVFYERHLNKDKEELLKRSAERVDRLSILGEITAGIAHELNTPLGNILGFAEFIKERTTEKQSQMDSAKIIKAAIYSREVVKKLMFFSCEMPQNMKFVKITPIVTDALSLLGPNFKKAGLSYEVDFKDLELEAQLDPIQLTQVLFNILINSIYVSPLNTVIKVSVYTVEDHFVIEIGDQGPGINNAYKSKIFEPFFTTKPIGEGSGLGLSVVHGIVKSHKGDISTRDNHPNGTIFQVRLPLKMS
- a CDS encoding DUF4295 domain-containing protein, with protein sequence MAKKTVASLQTSSKRLSKAIKMVKSPKTGAYTFVESIMAPEAVDEFLKKK